In Cataglyphis hispanica isolate Lineage 1 chromosome 22, ULB_Chis1_1.0, whole genome shotgun sequence, a single window of DNA contains:
- the LOC126857773 gene encoding uncharacterized protein LOC126857773, with amino-acid sequence MAILFALIISRNERRLQAIFPCVLGEICLRFFRNNQETKIIWKKAGYVWLWNAITEKFEQLEALKWNNTAFCSVNAINDVRGKTLVAAMDFISPYIIMNADETKVTGLIGDAWVALEEALKFKTIYLSTRRSVIESSMNGDAHALLAATAMYTYTTSYYTYSIPLTTNSYALFVQSEGAIITRWWYINIFSYDLWLASLISVICITFTIMGIYHLKKLICVNYKECNDELSSLSFSFLYVLGGMTGQGFEKIPRSWSLRLIILSFLMMGMLLSCGFCSALTSCLTSKGNSVPLANLEDVVMKRTHTLCVRTTSSAYRHFTVDRTEEGDLLDDWKGLVNNDCPDMKDSASYASKLCRPGFVYLEAPAIFQPIYHKIEHNCRMIQLPETYWSVRLTFLHTRTAQHRQLFDIYLMRMRSAGIFKYLEKKWIPEETYKQSNYLQLSNFQPVEYGHIYVTINFFSIIIVISVFICILENVWYKLRWKKKNFNLTLEICDNNLNETKVCHKTRYKRSRKLNSILLSENVKNPAFLQNVTVRINR; translated from the exons ATggcaattttatttgctttaattatatCGCGTAACGAACGACGATTGCAGGCGATATTCCCATGCGTTCTGGGAGAGATATGTCTCAGATTCTTTCGAAACAACCAGGAAACCAAGATCATCTGGAAAAAAGCGGGATATGTTTGGCTTTGGAACGCGATAACGGAGAAATTCGAGCAGCTCGAGGCGCTAAAGTGGAACAACACTGCCTTCTGTAGCGTCAACGCGATAAATGATGTGCGTGGAAAAACTCTCGTTGCCGCCATGGATTTC ATAAGTCCATATATTATCATGAATGCGGATGAGACTAAAGTAACGGGATTAATAGGTGATGCCTGGGTGGCGTTGGAAGAAGCTTTAAAGTTCAA GACAATTTATCTAAGTACGAGACGGTCGGTCATCGAGTCCTCGATGAATGGAGATGCTCACGCACTGCTGGCTGCCACGGCgatgtacacatacacaacGAGTTATTACACCTACAGCATACCGCTCACGACCAACTC ATACGCTCTATTTGTTCAATCGGAAGGTGCGATTATCACGAGATGGTGGTACATTAATATCTTCAGCTATGATTTATGGCTGGCGTCTTTGATATCcgttatatgtattacattcACTATCATGGGAATATATCATTTGAAGAAGCTTATCTGTGTTAATTACAAGGAGTGCAACGATGAGCTTTCCTCATTATCTTTCAGTTTTCTTTACGTCTTAGGTGGCATGACCGGCCAAG GATTTGAGAAAATACCGAGAAGTTGGTCCCTccgattaataattctatccTTCTTGATGATGGGAATGTTATTGTCATGCGGATTCTGCAGTGCTCTTACTTCTTGCCTAACAAGCAAAGGAAACTCGGTTCCTCTAGCTAATCTCGAAGATGTGGTGATGAAAAGGACACACACGCTTTGCGTCAGAACGACCAGCAGTGCGTATCGTCACTTTACAGTG gaTAGAACAGAGGAAGGTGATCTGCTGGACGATTGGAAGGGATTGGTGAACAATGACTGTCCCGATATGAAAGACAGCGCGTCTTATGCTTCAAAATTATGCCGTCCTGGTTTCGTATATTTAGAAGCACCTGCTATATTTCAaccaatttatcataaaattgagCACAATTGTCGCATGATACAATTACCCGAGACTTATTGGAGTGTTAGATTGACATTTCTACACACTAGAACAGCGCAACATCGACAACTCTTTGACATTTA TTTAATGCGTATGCGTTCGGCTggaatattcaaatatcttgaaaaaaagtgGATTCCAGAAGAAACTTATAAACAATCCAATTATCTTCAATTGAGCAATTTTCAACCAGTGGAATACGGGCATATTTATGTaactatcaattttttctctataattattgttatcagcgtgtttatttgcattttggaAAACGTGTGGTACAAGCTGCgatggaagaagaaaaattttaatttaacattggaAATATGTGACAATAACCTAAATGAAACAAAGGTATGTCATAAAACGAGATATAAAAGATCTCGAAAACTCAACTCGATATTATTATctgaaaatgtgaaaaatccTGCATTTCTTCAGAACGTCACAGTACGAATTaatcgatga